Proteins encoded within one genomic window of Granulicella pectinivorans:
- a CDS encoding AsmA family protein, giving the protein MPEPTQLDQPTLAPRTPFYRRLWVVLGVLVALLLLVLIPPYVNVNRYQKRITTSISESLGRPVHLDNVTLNLLPLPGLTLDNFVVSEDPAFGNEPTIRANSVHATLRISSLWRRRVEFSTISLTEPSINLVHTAQGAWNVDSILLQAAHIEAAPTAQPKAGPQPRFPYIEATGARLNLKLDQLKSPFSLTDSDFSLWLPDPGTWHFRITAHPTRTDLPVGYAGVLHLDGTLGRSTRIDQIPIDLHGEWKAAPLGEVSRIVLGRDADWRGEMTLSASALGTIGTNEIHTRLHVEDAHRSDFVPTHPLAMTTECTATIASSFHAITTAQCAIPNGGSAPYLTVSGSLPDVRQPGNATVSVELPATPARDLTGMLQTLSQRIPEQLTLGGSVSGKLMWQPGTKDTPAITGAFTWKAGTIQTSPDDKSPVLLGDLTVQPADEPAPVKGRHSAAAGSPSTLLLLPTTITLGGREPAVVEGRFDPAGTSFHLTGNATVQRMAALSAALPQFGDGLNDVLPASAAPTTPIHLDITSSRPWGAAQTWQAAAERTIPKRRRR; this is encoded by the coding sequence GTGCCCGAACCGACCCAACTCGACCAGCCGACCCTCGCCCCGCGCACGCCCTTCTACCGGCGGCTCTGGGTGGTGCTCGGCGTGCTGGTGGCGCTTCTGCTGCTGGTGCTGATTCCGCCCTACGTGAACGTGAACCGCTACCAGAAGCGGATTACGACGAGCATCTCCGAGAGCCTGGGGCGGCCGGTGCATCTGGACAACGTGACGCTGAATCTTCTGCCTTTGCCGGGACTTACGCTGGATAACTTCGTCGTGAGCGAGGACCCGGCGTTTGGCAATGAGCCGACCATCCGGGCGAATTCGGTTCACGCCACGCTGCGGATTTCGAGCCTCTGGCGGCGGCGTGTGGAGTTCTCCACGATCTCGCTGACGGAACCGTCGATCAACCTGGTACACACGGCGCAGGGCGCGTGGAACGTCGACTCGATTCTGCTGCAGGCCGCGCATATCGAGGCGGCGCCGACCGCGCAGCCCAAGGCCGGACCACAGCCTCGATTCCCTTACATTGAAGCGACCGGAGCCCGGCTGAACCTGAAGCTGGACCAGTTGAAGAGCCCGTTTTCGCTGACCGATTCCGACTTTTCGCTGTGGCTGCCGGATCCGGGGACCTGGCACTTCCGGATTACGGCGCATCCTACGCGTACGGACCTCCCGGTGGGGTATGCAGGTGTGCTGCACCTGGATGGGACGTTGGGGCGCTCGACGAGGATCGACCAGATTCCAATCGACCTGCACGGCGAGTGGAAGGCTGCTCCGCTGGGCGAGGTGAGCCGCATCGTGCTGGGACGGGATGCGGACTGGCGGGGCGAGATGACGCTTTCGGCCTCCGCGCTGGGAACCATTGGAACCAACGAGATACATACCCGTTTGCATGTCGAGGACGCGCACCGCTCGGACTTCGTTCCGACGCATCCGCTGGCGATGACCACGGAGTGCACGGCGACGATCGCAAGCTCCTTCCACGCCATTACGACGGCGCAATGCGCGATTCCGAATGGCGGCAGTGCTCCGTACCTGACGGTCTCAGGATCGCTGCCCGACGTGCGGCAGCCGGGAAATGCGACGGTGAGCGTTGAGCTGCCTGCAACACCGGCGCGGGACCTGACCGGCATGCTGCAGACGCTGAGCCAGCGCATTCCCGAGCAACTGACGCTGGGTGGAAGCGTCAGCGGCAAGCTGATGTGGCAGCCGGGGACCAAGGATACTCCGGCGATTACGGGGGCCTTCACCTGGAAGGCAGGGACGATTCAGACGTCACCCGATGATAAGTCCCCTGTTTTGTTGGGCGATCTGACCGTGCAGCCTGCGGATGAGCCTGCCCCGGTGAAGGGACGGCATTCTGCTGCGGCGGGTTCGCCTTCCACGCTGTTGCTGCTGCCTACGACCATCACGCTTGGCGGGCGGGAGCCGGCGGTTGTGGAGGGACGTTTCGACCCTGCGGGGACGAGCTTCCATCTGACGGGGAACGCCACGGTACAGCGGATGGCGGCTCTTTCGGCGGCTCTGCCGCAGTTTGGGGATGGGCTGAACGACGTGCTTCCGGCGAGCGCGGCACCAACGACTCCGATCCATCTGGACATCACTTCGAGCCGTCCGTGGGGCGCTGCGCAGACGTGGCAGGCGGCTGCTGAGCGGACCATTCCGAAGCGTCGCCGGCGCTAA
- the lepB gene encoding signal peptidase I codes for MASQTNTATEEIEPTAETPQKKDETETPLESLASISSVLAVGLFVMAFIFQNFEIPSASMVKTLLIGDHVLVDRVSFAPPTKWAFFMHYRDIQRGDVIVFLKPNPETPDLFLVKRAIGLPGDRIHLRNGVLFLNGVAQNEPFAAKPGQTGDPNDAYNPYRDDFPSVPPSQGYDITAQWAEDMPTHIVGDDLVVPPGKVFAMGDNRTESLDGRFWGFVPRENIVGRPLFVYWSFQTPADQIDKQGMGDRVAFMFHVVIHIFDGTRWSRTLHLIK; via the coding sequence TTGGCCAGCCAGACGAACACAGCGACAGAAGAAATCGAACCGACTGCAGAAACGCCCCAGAAGAAAGACGAGACCGAGACCCCTCTCGAATCGCTTGCTTCGATCTCCAGCGTGCTCGCCGTCGGGCTGTTTGTGATGGCTTTTATCTTTCAGAACTTCGAGATTCCCTCCGCTTCCATGGTGAAGACGCTGCTCATCGGCGACCATGTGCTGGTCGATCGTGTGTCGTTCGCGCCGCCGACGAAGTGGGCTTTCTTTATGCATTACCGGGATATTCAGCGGGGCGATGTCATTGTTTTTCTGAAGCCGAATCCTGAGACGCCGGACCTCTTTCTGGTGAAGCGGGCCATCGGTCTGCCGGGAGACAGGATTCACCTGCGCAATGGCGTGTTGTTTCTGAATGGCGTGGCGCAGAACGAGCCGTTTGCCGCCAAGCCGGGGCAGACGGGCGATCCGAACGACGCGTACAACCCGTATCGCGATGACTTCCCTTCCGTTCCGCCCAGCCAGGGGTATGACATTACGGCGCAGTGGGCTGAGGATATGCCGACGCACATCGTGGGCGACGACCTTGTCGTGCCGCCCGGGAAGGTGTTCGCCATGGGCGACAACCGGACGGAATCGCTCGATGGGCGGTTCTGGGGGTTTGTGCCGCGGGAGAACATCGTCGGCAGGCCGCTTTTCGTGTACTGGTCGTTCCAGACGCCGGCTGACCAGATCGACAAGCAGGGCATGGGCGACCGTGTGGCGTTCATGTTCCACGTCGTCATTCACATCTTCGACGGAACACGCTGGAGCCGGACCCTCCACCTGATCAAATAG
- the lepB gene encoding signal peptidase I, translated as MSTEDPRPTEKAQQEPEVRSETPLESLASIASVLAIGLFVMAFIFQNFEIPSGSMEKTLLVGDHVLVNRTGFPPPTKWAFFMPYREVHRGDVIVFFKPNPVPPDPPELFLVKRAIGLPGDRIHLRNGILYLNGVAQNEPFAAKPGDTNDPNDAYTPYRDDFPSVPASQGYNLTAEWAEDMPSHIVGEDLVVPPGKVFAMGDHRTQSLDARFWGFVPRENIVGTPLFVYWSFRTPPEQAEKQGVGERIGFMFHVMLHIFDGTRWTRTLHRIT; from the coding sequence ATGTCCACGGAAGATCCAAGACCCACCGAGAAAGCGCAGCAGGAGCCCGAGGTCCGGAGCGAGACGCCTCTGGAGTCGCTCGCCTCCATTGCCAGCGTGCTCGCCATCGGCCTCTTCGTCATGGCCTTTATCTTCCAGAACTTCGAGATTCCGTCGGGTTCGATGGAGAAGACGCTTCTGGTCGGCGATCACGTTCTGGTCAATCGCACCGGCTTTCCCCCGCCGACAAAGTGGGCATTCTTCATGCCATACCGCGAGGTCCACCGCGGCGACGTGATCGTCTTCTTCAAGCCGAACCCTGTGCCGCCCGATCCCCCCGAGCTCTTCCTCGTCAAGCGTGCCATCGGACTTCCCGGCGATCGCATTCATCTCCGCAACGGCATCCTGTACCTGAACGGCGTCGCGCAGAACGAGCCCTTCGCCGCCAAACCAGGCGATACGAACGACCCCAACGATGCCTACACCCCCTATCGCGACGACTTTCCCTCCGTGCCCGCCAGCCAGGGCTACAACCTCACCGCCGAGTGGGCCGAAGACATGCCCTCCCACATCGTCGGCGAGGATCTCGTTGTGCCGCCGGGTAAGGTCTTCGCCATGGGCGACCACCGCACCCAGTCGCTCGACGCCCGTTTCTGGGGATTCGTCCCTCGCGAAAACATCGTAGGCACGCCGTTGTTCGTCTACTGGTCGTTCCGGACACCCCCCGAGCAGGCCGAAAAGCAAGGCGTCGGAGAGCGCATCGGCTTCATGTTCCACGTCATGCTGCACATCTTCGATGGAACCCGCTGGACCAGAACGCTCCACCGGATCACGTAG
- the lepB gene encoding signal peptidase I: protein MSESPADAPKPATAAEIETSAPPLVPAHHHLLTSLQSMLNLTVVALFFITFSFQPFRIPSASMEPTLLVGDFLLVDKQITHDPPLLPPSSLHRGDVIVFHDPIDHTQHLVKRIIGVPGDRLRLRSGRVVLNGQTLDEPYAVYRGASHNQYRDNFPNAQTPDSDVDANWWIRLRTLVNHGDLVVPPDSFFVLGDNRNDSLDSRFWGFVPRSAVVGRPFLIYLSLRIRDNDPSSEASPTFAPVQPRTTPGLLNFARWNRTLTVVH, encoded by the coding sequence ATGAGCGAATCCCCGGCCGACGCCCCAAAACCCGCCACAGCCGCGGAGATCGAGACCTCTGCTCCGCCGCTGGTTCCGGCTCACCACCATTTGCTGACCTCGCTGCAATCGATGCTGAATCTGACGGTGGTGGCGCTGTTCTTTATCACGTTTTCGTTCCAGCCGTTTCGCATCCCGTCGGCCTCCATGGAGCCTACGCTGCTCGTCGGGGATTTCCTGCTGGTCGACAAGCAGATCACGCACGATCCGCCGTTGCTGCCGCCGTCGAGCCTGCATCGGGGTGATGTCATCGTCTTTCACGACCCGATCGATCACACGCAGCACCTGGTGAAGCGCATTATCGGCGTACCCGGCGACCGTCTTCGCCTGCGGAGTGGGCGTGTGGTCCTCAACGGCCAGACGCTTGACGAGCCCTATGCGGTCTATCGCGGTGCAAGCCACAACCAGTATCGGGACAACTTTCCCAACGCCCAGACGCCGGACTCGGATGTGGATGCTAACTGGTGGATTCGGCTGCGGACGCTGGTGAATCATGGCGATCTGGTCGTACCACCCGACAGCTTCTTTGTGCTGGGGGACAATCGCAACGACTCGCTGGACAGCCGGTTCTGGGGTTTTGTGCCGCGATCTGCGGTGGTGGGACGGCCCTTTCTGATTTACCTGTCGCTGCGCATCCGCGATAACGATCCTTCGAGCGAGGCGAGCCCCACGTTTGCACCGGTCCAGCCTCGGACTACGCCGGGATTGTTGAACTTCGCGCGCTGGAATCGGACGCTTACGGTCGTCCACTAA
- the rnc gene encoding ribonuclease III — protein sequence MTRRPTKRAAEKIEAPTSLLGHTFSSPELLSRALTHRSLSSETAPESLSDPTADNEQLEFLGDAVLGMVVAETLLALFPGSREGELTRMRASIVSRKHLGGVAAQIGLGPLLRLGRGEDLSGGRQKPAILADAVEAVIAALYLDGGLEPARSFIRKYVIEPSLPALKAALDPENTFSGAVGDHKSALQEYLQATGQGQPRYVLTAQTGPDHQKRFRVEVRILAPLPDEPDRTVALAEAEGQTKKQAQQSAAHLALKYLTKAGRA from the coding sequence ATGACCCGACGTCCTACGAAGCGTGCAGCCGAAAAAATAGAGGCTCCCACCAGCCTTCTCGGCCACACCTTCTCCTCTCCAGAGCTGCTGAGCCGGGCCCTGACGCACCGCTCCCTCTCCTCGGAGACCGCCCCGGAGTCGCTCTCAGACCCCACCGCCGATAACGAGCAACTCGAGTTCCTGGGCGACGCGGTGCTTGGCATGGTCGTCGCCGAGACCCTGCTGGCGCTTTTTCCGGGCTCCCGGGAGGGCGAACTGACGAGGATGAGAGCGTCGATCGTCAGCCGGAAACACTTGGGTGGGGTAGCTGCCCAGATTGGACTGGGGCCCCTGCTGCGGCTCGGCCGGGGCGAAGACCTGAGTGGTGGCCGCCAGAAACCAGCCATTCTGGCCGATGCTGTCGAAGCTGTAATCGCCGCGCTCTACCTCGACGGGGGACTTGAGCCCGCCCGGAGCTTTATCCGCAAATACGTCATCGAGCCTTCACTTCCCGCGCTGAAGGCTGCGCTCGACCCGGAAAATACGTTTTCGGGGGCGGTCGGCGACCACAAATCGGCGCTGCAGGAGTATCTGCAGGCGACCGGCCAGGGGCAGCCGCGTTATGTGCTGACCGCGCAGACCGGGCCGGACCACCAGAAGCGTTTTCGGGTGGAGGTGCGCATCCTCGCACCGCTGCCTGACGAGCCCGACCGCACCGTAGCGCTGGCCGAAGCCGAGGGGCAGACAAAGAAGCAGGCGCAGCAGTCCGCCGCACACCTGGCCCTGAAGTATCTGACCAAGGCAGGGCGGGCATGA
- a CDS encoding TIGR03435 family protein: MMQRLATLALLFPLAAVTQGPAHRPEFDVASVRQSAPDAPTKGFGLLNPFLDLAPKTGLFSANLRLSDYISFAYKINDPSQLRPLFEQMPGWTRTELYDIEARSDGATTRDQLRLMLRTLLEDRFKLKLHTEEHQQPVYDLVLEKAGKTGPQLRPHPADKPCTERPAGVGGGITNAEPPTFCGVDVYRNEGRFHVRMIDGSLEEAALALSGIASFMGGLESHPVQDHTGLTGHYDMDLEFLGQRPPDAPPPTDADPTGPPFSDALKVQLGLKLTKQSGTVQTFIVDHVERPSAN, translated from the coding sequence ATGATGCAGCGCCTTGCCACGCTCGCCCTGCTTTTCCCGCTTGCCGCTGTGACCCAGGGGCCTGCCCACCGGCCTGAGTTCGACGTGGCCTCCGTGCGGCAGAGCGCGCCGGACGCTCCCACAAAGGGCTTCGGGCTGCTCAATCCGTTTCTCGATCTGGCGCCAAAGACCGGCCTCTTCTCCGCCAATCTGCGACTCTCCGACTACATCAGCTTTGCCTATAAGATCAACGATCCCAGCCAGTTACGCCCGCTCTTCGAGCAGATGCCCGGCTGGACCCGTACTGAGTTGTATGACATCGAGGCCCGCTCCGACGGCGCCACTACCCGCGACCAGCTTCGCCTCATGCTCCGAACGCTACTCGAGGATCGCTTCAAACTGAAGCTCCACACCGAGGAACACCAGCAGCCGGTGTACGATCTCGTCCTCGAGAAGGCGGGTAAGACCGGGCCCCAGCTCCGGCCCCACCCAGCCGACAAACCCTGCACCGAGCGCCCCGCAGGCGTCGGTGGAGGCATAACGAACGCAGAGCCACCCACCTTCTGTGGCGTCGATGTCTACCGCAACGAGGGCCGGTTCCACGTGCGGATGATCGACGGTTCGCTCGAAGAGGCGGCGCTGGCCCTGAGCGGCATCGCCAGCTTTATGGGGGGCCTCGAAAGCCACCCTGTCCAGGACCATACCGGCCTGACCGGTCACTACGACATGGACCTCGAATTCCTCGGGCAGCGCCCGCCCGACGCGCCGCCACCGACGGACGCCGATCCGACCGGACCTCCATTTTCCGACGCACTGAAGGTACAACTCGGCCTCAAACTCACGAAGCAATCCGGCACCGTGCAGACCTTCATCGTCGATCACGTGGAGAGGCCATCGGCAAACTGA
- a CDS encoding TIGR03435 family protein — MHPVFRALASVLLLSAACAAQHPSFDVASIRPSPPGTRNKGMELLSPFTGGAPKGGLFSANAPLSVYIIFAYHITDSSQYRPLFASLPAWAQSGTYDIEARIDGTPDTDQVRAMVRSLLEERFKLATHLDTRPQPVYALVFDKPGHPGPQLHPHPVSSACTERPVGTSPAAIPTSAPAATCGTALYQHDGRLHVRMIDESIEQAAISIGGAAGFMGGMESRSVVNQTGLTGQFDLDIEFAPETPAGPGAPVESTGPTFEDALKSQLGLKLVKQTGTVSTLVVDHIEKPSEN, encoded by the coding sequence ATGCACCCTGTTTTTCGTGCCCTGGCCTCCGTTCTGCTTCTCTCCGCGGCATGCGCTGCGCAACATCCCTCCTTCGATGTGGCGTCCATCCGGCCCAGCCCTCCGGGCACACGGAACAAGGGCATGGAGCTGCTGAGTCCCTTCACCGGCGGAGCGCCCAAGGGTGGCCTCTTCTCGGCCAACGCGCCGCTGTCGGTGTACATCATCTTCGCGTACCACATCACCGATTCCAGCCAGTACCGTCCGCTGTTCGCGAGCCTCCCAGCCTGGGCGCAGTCCGGCACCTACGATATCGAAGCCCGCATCGATGGCACGCCGGATACAGACCAGGTGCGCGCCATGGTCCGCTCCCTGCTGGAAGAACGCTTCAAGCTCGCGACCCATCTCGATACGCGCCCGCAACCGGTCTACGCGCTGGTCTTCGATAAACCCGGCCACCCCGGTCCGCAACTGCATCCTCACCCTGTCAGTTCGGCCTGTACCGAACGGCCTGTCGGGACGTCGCCCGCGGCGATCCCCACCAGCGCGCCGGCAGCGACCTGCGGCACCGCTCTCTACCAGCACGACGGGCGCCTCCACGTGCGGATGATCGACGAAAGCATCGAGCAGGCGGCGATCTCCATCGGCGGTGCAGCCGGGTTTATGGGCGGCATGGAGAGCCGCTCGGTCGTGAACCAGACCGGCCTTACCGGTCAGTTCGACCTCGATATCGAGTTTGCTCCCGAGACCCCGGCCGGCCCCGGCGCGCCCGTCGAAAGCACAGGTCCTACCTTCGAAGACGCGCTCAAGAGTCAACTCGGCCTGAAGCTCGTCAAACAGACGGGCACGGTCAGCACGCTGGTCGTCGATCACATTGAAAAGCCTTCAGAGAACTAA
- a CDS encoding anti-sigma factor gives MNPICDNIRSSFSDYLDGAVNGHEMQAIAAHLASCTTCTEEFEGWKAMQQTLSALRTAKAPGDLGLKLRLAISREKAARQANWRDSLSLFWDNKLQPFVLQAAGGVACAVGLVATITFLLGVVPPPNAVLANDEPLGALTAPHYLYTAVAPRPIVIASHDPRASDSSSTIVVEAMIDDAGRVYDYTVISAPDGPDAPSIQAQVVDQLLLSVFKPGSAFGIPVKGRLLMTFSAVSIHA, from the coding sequence ATGAATCCGATCTGCGACAACATCCGGAGCTCCTTCTCGGACTATCTCGACGGGGCCGTGAATGGCCACGAGATGCAGGCCATCGCTGCGCACCTAGCCTCCTGCACGACGTGCACGGAGGAGTTCGAGGGCTGGAAAGCCATGCAGCAGACGCTCTCCGCGCTGCGCACCGCCAAGGCTCCTGGAGACCTTGGACTCAAGCTTCGGCTCGCCATCTCTCGCGAGAAGGCGGCTCGTCAGGCAAACTGGCGCGATTCGCTCTCACTGTTCTGGGATAACAAGTTGCAGCCGTTCGTGTTGCAGGCTGCCGGCGGCGTCGCGTGCGCGGTCGGGCTGGTGGCTACGATTACGTTCCTGCTGGGCGTAGTGCCTCCGCCCAACGCCGTGCTGGCGAACGATGAACCACTCGGTGCGCTCACCGCGCCGCATTATCTCTACACCGCGGTTGCGCCTCGACCGATCGTCATCGCGAGCCATGATCCGCGGGCGTCCGATTCCAGCTCCACGATCGTGGTCGAAGCTATGATCGACGACGCTGGACGGGTCTACGACTACACCGTAATTTCGGCTCCGGACGGCCCGGATGCCCCTTCGATTCAGGCCCAGGTCGTCGATCAGTTGCTTCTTTCGGTCTTCAAACCTGGCAGTGCATTCGGCATTCCGGTTAAGGGTCGCCTGCTGATGACCTTCTCGGCAGTTTCGATCCACGCCTAA
- a CDS encoding sigma-70 family RNA polymerase sigma factor — MAVGNLASAIGIRTDDAALVAELKAGNEQAFSLLIAQYHQQIYSLISRSLQNPNDAADITQDVFIKVFRSISSFHGDSSLRTWLYRIALHEASNQRRWWSRHKKQEVTIDSSTASDEDGSSLCLAATLTCQRDSPFDHAAQSQLRERVEAALRELPEAFRTVVVLREIEGFAYEEIAEILDTNLGTIKSRLTRGRSALRAILAADGSLQAVAKNGASAR; from the coding sequence ATGGCAGTGGGCAATCTAGCTAGCGCGATAGGAATCCGCACAGACGATGCCGCACTCGTCGCCGAGCTCAAAGCCGGCAACGAGCAGGCATTCTCTCTGCTCATCGCCCAGTATCACCAGCAGATCTACTCTCTGATCTCCCGCTCGCTGCAGAATCCGAACGACGCTGCCGATATTACGCAGGACGTGTTCATCAAGGTGTTCCGGTCCATCTCCAGCTTTCACGGAGACTCCAGCCTGCGCACGTGGCTTTACCGCATCGCCTTGCATGAAGCATCGAACCAGCGGCGCTGGTGGTCGCGGCATAAGAAGCAGGAGGTCACCATCGACTCCAGCACGGCCTCGGATGAAGACGGCTCGAGCCTCTGCCTCGCCGCCACGCTTACATGCCAGCGCGACTCCCCCTTCGATCATGCCGCTCAGTCCCAGCTTCGCGAGCGGGTGGAAGCTGCTCTGCGCGAACTCCCCGAAGCCTTCCGCACCGTGGTTGTGCTTCGCGAGATCGAAGGCTTCGCCTACGAGGAGATCGCCGAGATCCTCGATACGAACCTCGGCACCATCAAGTCCAGACTCACCCGCGGCCGCAGCGCCCTGCGCGCGATCCTCGCCGCCGACGGAAGTCTTCAGGCTGTGGCGAAAAACGGAGCGAGCGCACGATGA
- a CDS encoding TolC family protein, translating to MRESNRAAAADVAVSKIHVTQAENDVILRVRQLYFNSLIAQLKFEAAQQQLKASEMTYQEDAESVGNGRMLEVTALEGHAPMLDAKQEVLTQKLQLHDLMLALDDALGLPLSTQLVLSADTSEAILSLPTREECVRAALAQSTWVLEAQQAVTKAKAGLAAARDAYVPDVTGLARYSYQSGVPLLVHNFGSFGFSLTYDLFDGGRRSAETKVARTALAEAQVNLDKIQHEVEVAVESSYDRVEQLHGVLDVAKESLDVRSESARLADRRIEQDAALESNQAEAHAKVTAAKAGLLEATLGVSLAQADLMRIMGKAPR from the coding sequence ATCCGCGAGTCGAACCGCGCTGCTGCCGCTGACGTCGCGGTGTCGAAGATCCATGTGACGCAAGCCGAGAACGACGTGATCCTCCGGGTACGACAGCTTTATTTCAACTCGCTGATCGCCCAACTGAAGTTCGAGGCCGCGCAACAACAACTGAAAGCCAGTGAGATGACATACCAGGAAGATGCTGAGAGCGTTGGGAATGGCCGGATGCTTGAGGTGACTGCTCTCGAAGGCCACGCCCCGATGCTCGATGCCAAGCAGGAGGTTCTTACGCAGAAACTCCAACTACACGATCTGATGCTCGCGCTCGACGATGCTCTCGGTCTACCCTTATCGACACAGTTGGTTCTAAGTGCCGACACGTCCGAGGCCATCCTCTCACTTCCAACGCGTGAGGAGTGTGTCCGGGCCGCTCTTGCGCAGAGCACTTGGGTTCTCGAAGCACAACAAGCCGTGACGAAGGCGAAGGCGGGACTTGCAGCCGCACGGGACGCATATGTCCCCGATGTGACAGGGCTCGCGCGTTACAGCTATCAGAGCGGTGTCCCGCTTCTCGTCCACAACTTTGGAAGTTTTGGGTTCAGCCTCACCTACGACCTCTTTGATGGTGGTCGCAGAAGCGCTGAAACTAAGGTCGCCCGCACAGCTCTCGCCGAAGCACAAGTGAACCTCGATAAGATTCAACACGAGGTGGAGGTCGCGGTGGAATCATCGTATGACCGAGTGGAACAACTGCATGGTGTGCTCGACGTTGCAAAGGAATCGCTGGACGTACGAAGCGAGAGTGCGCGATTGGCAGACCGTCGGATCGAGCAAGATGCGGCGCTGGAGTCGAACCAAGCGGAGGCGCATGCGAAGGTAACGGCTGCCAAGGCAGGCCTCTTGGAAGCGACGCTTGGCGTGTCTCTTGCGCAAGCAGACCTGATGAGGATCATGGGGAAGGCTCCGCGCTAG
- a CDS encoding MBL fold metallo-hydrolase — MSRIVRVPILPLKIVNAHLLIGDKGCLLIDAGLPGSAAKVEKVLSKNGLTFGDIKAIVITHAHVDHAGGAAELREKTRAPIIAHKDDLPYYKREIPMTFCPTGKVGRYFLKTPLPHQSYTAFEPDVLLSNGNSFDLAEFGIQGTVRHTPGHTKGSISVELGSKEALVGDLVASGLLIGGVMRLNRAIRPPFEDNPEAVRSELLRLVDAGIDRFYMGHGGPLDAHEVRRHAKTLVRMP, encoded by the coding sequence ATGTCCCGAATCGTACGTGTCCCCATCCTGCCGCTCAAAATTGTCAATGCGCACCTCCTCATTGGCGACAAGGGATGCCTTCTCATCGACGCCGGCTTGCCAGGGTCCGCGGCAAAGGTGGAGAAGGTTCTGTCGAAGAATGGTCTGACGTTCGGAGACATCAAGGCAATCGTCATTACTCATGCCCATGTCGACCACGCCGGGGGCGCCGCGGAACTTCGCGAGAAGACGCGCGCTCCCATCATTGCGCATAAGGATGACCTCCCCTACTACAAGCGGGAGATACCGATGACGTTCTGTCCCACGGGAAAGGTAGGACGGTATTTCCTCAAGACCCCTCTGCCCCACCAGAGCTACACCGCCTTTGAGCCCGACGTCCTGCTCTCCAACGGTAACTCCTTCGACCTCGCGGAGTTCGGTATTCAAGGGACCGTACGGCACACCCCTGGACACACCAAAGGGTCCATTTCGGTTGAGCTTGGAAGCAAAGAAGCCTTGGTTGGCGATCTAGTGGCATCGGGCCTATTGATCGGTGGTGTGATGCGTCTCAACCGCGCCATCAGGCCTCCGTTCGAAGACAATCCAGAAGCTGTCCGCAGCGAATTGCTTCGTCTGGTCGACGCAGGCATTGATCGGTTCTACATGGGGCACGGGGGACCACTCGACGCTCATGAGGTGCGTCGTCACGCCAAAACTCTTGTTCGGATGCCCTGA
- a CDS encoding HD domain-containing protein has protein sequence MSNPHSHEVPLLEAIAIPSSKLTQEITELIRDTETELLFNHSSRVYAFAALAGIRRGLKFDRELLYAGCMFHDLGLVPAYSSVSDRFEVDGANAARSFLKERGIGVTDLDHVWTSIALHTTPGIPQYMHPLVALVTAGVEMDVLGIGYESLEDAAREAVVQQFPRTPHFKEDILQAFYDGIKQKPDTTFGNVKADVLADKDPAFIRGNFCTVIRQSGWVG, from the coding sequence ATGTCGAACCCACACTCTCACGAAGTTCCGCTTCTCGAAGCGATTGCAATCCCCTCATCGAAACTCACGCAGGAGATTACCGAATTGATCCGTGACACGGAGACCGAGCTTCTCTTCAACCACTCCAGCCGCGTGTACGCGTTTGCGGCACTCGCCGGAATACGCCGAGGTTTGAAATTCGATCGGGAACTGCTTTACGCCGGCTGCATGTTTCATGATCTGGGCTTAGTACCGGCTTACAGCAGCGTATCTGATCGCTTCGAGGTCGACGGCGCAAACGCGGCCCGCTCCTTCCTCAAGGAGCGTGGTATCGGAGTTACGGACTTAGATCATGTCTGGACGTCGATCGCCCTTCATACCACTCCCGGCATTCCCCAGTACATGCATCCCTTGGTCGCTCTGGTCACAGCGGGAGTCGAGATGGACGTTCTGGGCATCGGGTATGAATCACTGGAAGACGCAGCGCGTGAGGCAGTCGTGCAGCAATTCCCGAGGACACCGCACTTCAAAGAGGACATTCTGCAAGCGTTCTATGACGGCATCAAACAGAAGCCGGACACGACGTTCGGCAATGTGAAGGCGGATGTGCTGGCGGATAAAGATCCGGCGTTCATCAGAGGGAACTTCTGCACGGTGATTCGTCAGTCCGGCTGGGTAGGTTAG